The sequence below is a genomic window from Phaeodactylum tricornutum CCAP 1055/1 chromosome 14, whole genome shotgun sequence.
TGTCATAGAGAAGTCACATTATTAAGTATTGTGCACTGTTTTTGGTAATCTACATAGAGGAGGCTACATATTAGACAACGCCAATTAGACTGCGCCAAAGTTCCCGGGTGCCTACGTCACTTTgaacattcacagtcagtcaaccACGGCCTGGCTGCCCCCTCGTTCGGACATGGACACAATTGTCGATACTGCCGTAGGAACCTGGTAAGACAACCGAAAAAACATTTTGGCAATTTCGATTGCGGTCTCTACCGCAAAGAGAGGATGTTCCTATATTCACCCATCCATACTGTCCCGCTACTATCGTTTGTGCTAGGGCTCATCAGCTTCTGCAGCTTTTTCCCGGTCGCTGCTTAGCAAAATTGGAACGGCAGAGGGTCGGCATTGCTGGACGGCCAAACGGTCAACCCTCCCTCCAATGAACCAAGATTAACCTTTCGTTCCCAAGCATTGACGCCACTTGTGGTGACGAGATGGTTCAGCATGCTTGCGGTACGGAAAGATCGTTCTGGCCCGCCGGATGCAACACGTCGTTATGCAGCTCGCGGCCTTGCTCCCAGTAGGAAGCCCTACGCCGCTCGATCGGGCCACCACCAAGGCAGAGAAGTCCGTCCAAGGCGTAGAAAGCGGCCGTTTGACCCGGAGTGATCCCACGTACAGCCTTGTCGAAATAAACCGTCAATGATCCGTCCAATTCCACCCGCAATTCGCAATCTATCAGTGGCTGCAAGTGTCGAATGCGACATTGTAAGCGCAATCGACCGCGTTTCTGCAACGGTCCCGGCATTTCTCCCGCCGTCCAGTACACGGTTTCTAGCACCAATGAATCGGCGTACAGTGCGGGATGATGCGTACCGGCACATACCAAGACGCGATTCTGTGCGACATCCGAGTCCACGACAAAGTACTTCTCCGACGCGCCGGAAATCTTGGCCCCTTGACCTATGGTGTAGAGTACAGCGTGGGCGTTTTTCGGTGTCGGCGCGGGGAGTACCGCACCCGTATCGACGTCCACGAATTGCAACGGACGTAACGGATGTGGCAAGTATTCGTGTAGAAAGTCTCCGAAACCCGATTGGCGTTTGCCGACGAAACAAATACCCATACTTTCACGTTTGTTAGCGTTGGGTAAATTATAGTCCTTCGCAAGCTGTCGCACGGTGGGTTTCCCGTCGTTCGAAGGGTTCTCCTTTTTGTAATACTCCCCCAGAGGAAAGAGCACGTTTGATAGCTGGTATCCGGCACAGGCTGACAAAAAGTAGGATTGATCTTTGCTGGGATCCGCGGCGGCTAATAGCAAGGGAGGAGGCGTCTGGTACTGATGATTGTGGTGCGAGTAGTGCGGCGATGGAGGCTGGTCCCATCCCCAACGCAATACCCAGTCGGCCTCGTCATGATGTGTGGCTAGTGCTTCTTCCACGTACAACGGCATGGCAGAATCAGCCCGATTCCGATGCCAGAGGCGAGCGTAGTGTCCCGTCGCCAACAGTGGCTCGGTTCCTCCTGGAGTATGAGCTCCGGATTGTGGTCGGTGCCTTCCGTACCTTCGCCGGACAAACTCGCGCAAGGCACCAAATTTGACGTGCACGTTACAGCCAATGTCGGGATTGCCCATAGTTCCCCGTAAAATATCGTTCACGTACGGTTCAAAGACTTGATTCCAGTACTCACGTTCAAAGTGCTGTCGTGTCAGGTTGAGTCGCAAGTGCTCCGCGACCGCCGTCGCATCCTTCCAATCCTGTTCCGACGTACACGACGCGATGGAATCGTCGTCTTGTGTATTGGAATTCCAGTTGGACATGTGCACGGTTTGTAGTACCGCGCTACCAATGTCGgaattgttgctgctgccgtAGGTTTCCTGTAAAAgagccgccgccacggccgaGTCGACCCCACCCGACAAGGCCAAGACAACCCGGGGAGTCGAAAGCTGCACAACCGTCGTAGCGCAACGCCGCGTGACATTACAGCCGTTGGCAGCGGACACGAGTCGTTGGGAAAGGCTGGCAGATAAAGGCATTCTCTCGTGGGTAGGGTGAATGTGATACTCCTCATGGTAAGGACACCGGGCAATCACGAAGAAATGCCGGACCGAATTAGTGGAGGGATCGTCGGATAGCGATGGTCTGTCCTTGTTTCAGTTTCGGAGAGTGAATTACACGATATCCGGGTGACTCCGGTGGAGGCTACTCTTTGTCTGATGCGGTGGATACGATTTCTACTAGAGCTAATAGAATTTTTTTCCCATCTGAACGACAGAAAAAGCTCCCGATGTGACTGCGTTCCTCACATAAATTGTAAGAACTACGTGAGCAGTTTGGAGCAGTTATGGCCGCTCTCTCAACATAACAACGAGCAAGTGTAGAGTAATGTACCGAAAGACACACGGATGATCCACACTGCGATCGCTGCGCCGTTTGTCTACTACACTAGAGG
It includes:
- a CDS encoding predicted protein, with amino-acid sequence RVVLALSGGVDSAVAAALLQETYGSSNNSDIGSAVLQTVHMSNWNSNTQDDDSIASCTSEQDWKDATAVAEHLRLNLTRQHFEREYWNQVFEPYVNDILRGTMGNPDIGCNVHVKFGALREFADWVLRWGWDQPPSPHYSHHNHQYQTPPPLLLAAADPSKDQSYFLSACAGYQLSNVLFPLGEYYKKENPSNDGKPTVRQLAKDYNLPNANKRESMGICFVGKRQSGFGDFLHEYLPHPLRPLQFVDVDTGAVLPAPTPKNAHAVLYTIGQGAKISGASEKYFVVDSDVAQNRVLVCAGTHHPALYADSLVLETVYWTAGEMPGPLQKRGRLRLQCRIRHLQPLIDCELRVELDGSLTVYFDKAVRGITPGQTAAFYALDGLLCLGGGPIERR